In the genome of Thermus sp. LT1-2-5, one region contains:
- a CDS encoding dipeptidyl aminopeptidase translates to MRAIWVFFLLGLLARPSPEGFRLEGDGLRYLREGVSLYALLCRPQGVAEGAVLLVPGGFGPPTPGMEARCRRYAEKGLLALVPHLRGRGRSGGKITGCLAEAEDLAHLARLLPRLGVRRHAYAGYSLGACVALRAAAREGASRGVAFVIGPVDFAEQVALLRRTRPEALGRWREVFGGLPEDCPACYDRQSPLPEAARLKAPLLILQAGNDPLIPPTQACRLRDVREGVGRRVYQVALTREEAPWTGPLTRGRACLRPTGFGPPSEDHLVLFPDLHHAVVPAMEALVERFLLAWLRP, encoded by the coding sequence ATGAGGGCGATTTGGGTCTTTTTCCTCCTCGGGCTTTTGGCCAGGCCCTCCCCCGAGGGTTTCCGCCTCGAGGGTGATGGCCTCCGCTACTTGCGGGAGGGCGTCTCCCTCTACGCCCTCCTCTGCCGCCCCCAAGGGGTGGCGGAGGGGGCGGTGCTCCTGGTGCCTGGGGGGTTTGGTCCTCCCACCCCGGGCATGGAGGCGCGGTGCCGCCGCTATGCGGAAAAGGGCCTCCTTGCCCTGGTGCCCCACCTAAGGGGGCGGGGAAGGAGCGGGGGCAAGATCACGGGCTGCCTGGCCGAGGCGGAGGACCTGGCCCACCTGGCCCGCCTCCTCCCCCGGCTTGGGGTGCGGCGGCATGCCTATGCGGGCTACTCCCTCGGGGCCTGCGTGGCCCTGAGGGCGGCGGCCCGGGAAGGGGCCTCCAGGGGGGTGGCCTTCGTCATCGGCCCCGTGGACTTCGCCGAGCAGGTGGCCCTCCTGCGGCGAACCCGTCCGGAGGCCTTAGGGCGCTGGCGGGAGGTCTTTGGCGGCCTTCCGGAGGATTGCCCCGCCTGCTACGACCGGCAAAGCCCCCTGCCGGAGGCGGCGCGCCTAAAAGCCCCCCTCCTCATCCTCCAAGCGGGCAACGACCCTCTCATTCCTCCCACCCAGGCCTGCCGCCTCCGGGACGTGCGGGAGGGGGTGGGGCGGAGGGTGTACCAGGTGGCCCTCACCCGGGAGGAGGCCCCGTGGACGGGTCCCCTCACCCGGGGCCGGGCCTGCCTTAGGCCCACGGGGTTTGGTCCCCCCTCGGAGGACCACCTGGTCCTCTTTCCCGACCTTCACCATGCGGTGGTGCCGGCCATGGAGGCCTTGGTGGAGCGGTTTCTTTTGGCCTGGCTTCGGCCTTGA
- a CDS encoding HAD-IA family hydrolase, producing the protein MVRAVLFDVGNTLILASPRFWLLPFLEERGLRPRNDPRAAALEAFRFYEENHLQAKDLPTALALWQEFHRRLLTGMGLAEHAESLARELVARWRDPAIWPLAPGAKEVLRALRERGYALAVVSNWDATLPEILEVVGLRPYFHHLAVSALSGVAKPDPRLFQEALRALGVAPEEAVHVGDAEADLLGAKGAGVRPLLFDPLGQNPQALHRLERVLDFLP; encoded by the coding sequence ATGGTCCGGGCCGTGCTCTTTGACGTGGGCAACACCCTGATCCTGGCAAGCCCCCGGTTTTGGCTTCTGCCCTTTTTGGAGGAGCGGGGGCTAAGGCCTCGGAATGACCCAAGGGCGGCGGCCCTGGAGGCCTTTCGCTTCTATGAGGAAAACCACCTCCAGGCCAAGGACCTCCCCACGGCCCTCGCCCTCTGGCAGGAGTTCCACCGGAGGCTCCTTACCGGCATGGGGCTTGCGGAGCATGCGGAGAGCCTAGCCCGGGAGCTCGTGGCCCGCTGGCGGGACCCCGCCATCTGGCCCTTGGCCCCGGGGGCTAAGGAGGTGCTGAGGGCCTTGCGGGAGCGCGGCTATGCCCTGGCCGTGGTGTCCAACTGGGACGCCACCTTGCCGGAGATCCTGGAGGTGGTGGGCCTAAGGCCCTACTTCCACCACCTGGCGGTGAGCGCCCTTTCCGGCGTGGCCAAGCCCGACCCCAGGCTTTTCCAGGAGGCCCTAAGGGCCTTGGGCGTGGCCCCGGAGGAGGCGGTGCACGTGGGGGATGCGGAGGCGGACCTCTTGGGGGCCAAGGGGGCGGGGGTGAGGCCCCTCCTCTTCGATCCCCTGGGGCAAAACCCCCAGGCCCTCCACCGCCTGGAAAGGGTGCTAGACTTCCTGCCATGA
- a CDS encoding SWIM zinc finger family protein, which translates to MRPFPPQGEEDFAPFFPEELLRRGLAYAREGRVRRVFRVGERLFGEVQGSAPLPYRVEVGPGLSGRCECPYPDFPCKHAAALLYAYLERQPEDLRARLEALPPEEAKALLLRLARVPEVAFRLKEVLAPEEAFREGVRRLRQAFRLGEGEEEVEALLLRLEEAGREEVEAFLEALVQAPFDPEPYLRQALARYQALSPRLRFLLGLYLRYPSEALGEAFLEAAKGAPEEALSLLKGQDPSGLKRALRAELLFRLGREEEGLAALREGLEGVEDYLQLVARLLALGRLEEALFYAEEALAWFGRDPRLLPLLDLLVAHRGRVEDHRARFAIRPNLEDYLALKAKLGRGFAEERARLLRQVQDPTLLAQIYLLEEDWKGLERLLKRAPPERYPALAELLEERLPEEAFRLYREAAWRLAEAGGRARYEEAARLLRRAARLDPKGAEEAALALLRAYPRRFALREALTPLLGQGS; encoded by the coding sequence GTGCGGCCCTTTCCTCCCCAAGGCGAGGAGGACTTCGCCCCCTTCTTCCCCGAGGAGCTCCTGCGCCGGGGCCTGGCCTATGCCCGGGAGGGGCGGGTTCGGCGGGTTTTCCGGGTAGGGGAGCGGCTTTTCGGCGAGGTACAGGGTTCGGCGCCTCTGCCCTACCGGGTGGAGGTGGGGCCGGGCCTTTCGGGCCGGTGCGAGTGCCCTTACCCGGACTTCCCCTGCAAGCACGCCGCCGCACTTCTTTACGCCTACCTGGAGCGGCAGCCTGAGGACCTTCGGGCCCGCCTCGAGGCCCTCCCCCCCGAGGAGGCCAAGGCGCTTCTCCTTCGCCTGGCCCGGGTACCCGAGGTGGCCTTCCGCCTCAAGGAGGTCCTGGCCCCCGAGGAGGCTTTCCGGGAAGGGGTGCGGCGCCTGCGCCAGGCCTTCCGCCTGGGGGAGGGGGAAGAGGAGGTGGAGGCCCTCCTCTTAAGGCTGGAGGAGGCGGGGAGGGAGGAGGTGGAGGCCTTTTTGGAGGCCCTGGTCCAGGCCCCCTTTGACCCCGAGCCCTACCTGCGGCAGGCCCTGGCCCGCTACCAGGCCCTTTCGCCCCGCCTTCGGTTCCTCCTGGGGCTTTACCTGCGCTACCCCTCGGAGGCCTTGGGGGAGGCCTTCTTGGAGGCGGCGAAGGGAGCGCCGGAGGAGGCGCTTTCCCTCCTCAAGGGGCAGGACCCCTCGGGCCTAAAGCGGGCGCTTAGGGCCGAGCTCCTCTTCCGCCTGGGCCGGGAGGAGGAGGGCCTCGCCGCCCTGAGGGAGGGCCTGGAGGGGGTGGAGGACTACCTCCAGCTGGTGGCGCGCCTTTTGGCCCTGGGCCGCCTGGAGGAGGCCCTCTTCTACGCCGAGGAGGCTCTGGCCTGGTTCGGCCGGGATCCGAGGCTTCTGCCCCTGCTGGACCTCCTGGTGGCCCACCGGGGCCGGGTGGAGGACCATCGGGCCCGCTTCGCCATAAGGCCGAACCTCGAGGACTACCTGGCCCTCAAGGCCAAGCTAGGCCGAGGTTTTGCCGAGGAGAGGGCGCGGCTTCTGCGTCAGGTTCAAGACCCCACCCTCCTCGCCCAGATCTACCTTCTGGAGGAGGACTGGAAGGGCTTGGAGCGCCTCCTGAAGCGGGCCCCTCCGGAACGCTACCCCGCCTTGGCCGAGCTTCTGGAGGAAAGGCTTCCCGAGGAGGCCTTTCGCCTCTACCGGGAGGCCGCCTGGCGCTTGGCGGAGGCAGGGGGGAGGGCCCGCTACGAGGAGGCGGCGCGGCTTTTGCGGCGGGCAGCCCGCCTGGACCCCAAGGGGGCGGAGGAGGCGGCCTTGGCCCTCCTCCGGGCCTACCCCCGCCGCTTTGCCCTGAGGGAGGCTCTGACCCCCCTTCTCGGGCAAGGCTCATGA
- a CDS encoding acyltransferase, translating to MKPWENGRVERFPWVEVFRGLAILEVVLHHVTGRFLRELSPGSPEWLLLAAANRTLHFAVPAFLFMTALVLGAGLLRDFRLGRYGRNRALRLLWPYLLWSGVYLLFRYWDAGAFQPERLLHQLLWGKAYFHLYFLAVALQLTLLLPLFLPLLRRRPPGLLFLALALGLTLLVYFLNRHYRFLPYPGSFVLWYTPAILLGLYLAAHLDRLPRLLRLWPLFLLLAGMGLWGYLPLALKVLQGLPVNTFAYQAFHWAYTTGVAFLLLVLAHRLAQSPLRAPLAFLGRYSLQVYLVHPMVVRLLEKYPAFPEPLGFKPAFLIYLLLALALPLLLARLLARAGVSPVVFGR from the coding sequence ATGAAGCCTTGGGAGAATGGGCGGGTGGAGCGCTTCCCTTGGGTGGAGGTCTTCCGGGGGCTTGCCATCCTGGAGGTGGTCCTCCACCACGTCACCGGCCGCTTCCTGCGCGAGCTCTCCCCGGGGAGCCCGGAGTGGCTCCTCCTGGCGGCGGCAAACCGCACCCTCCACTTCGCCGTGCCCGCCTTCCTCTTCATGACCGCCTTGGTCCTGGGGGCGGGGCTGCTTCGGGATTTCCGCCTGGGGCGTTACGGGAGAAACCGTGCCCTGCGCCTCCTTTGGCCCTACCTCCTCTGGAGCGGGGTCTACCTCCTCTTCCGCTACTGGGATGCGGGGGCGTTCCAGCCGGAGCGGCTCCTCCACCAGCTCCTTTGGGGCAAAGCCTACTTTCACCTCTACTTCCTGGCGGTGGCCCTCCAGCTCACCCTGCTCCTTCCCCTTTTCCTTCCCCTCCTCCGGAGGCGCCCCCCGGGCCTTCTGTTCCTCGCCCTGGCCTTAGGGCTTACCCTCCTCGTCTACTTCCTGAACCGGCACTACCGCTTCCTGCCTTACCCGGGAAGCTTCGTCCTTTGGTACACCCCGGCCATCCTCCTTGGGCTTTACCTCGCCGCCCACCTGGACCGCCTTCCCCGCCTTCTCCGGCTTTGGCCCCTCTTTCTCCTCTTGGCGGGGATGGGGCTTTGGGGCTACCTGCCCCTGGCCCTTAAGGTCCTCCAGGGGCTTCCCGTGAACACCTTCGCCTACCAGGCCTTCCACTGGGCCTACACCACGGGGGTGGCCTTCCTCCTCCTCGTCCTGGCCCACCGCCTGGCCCAAAGCCCCCTTAGGGCCCCCTTGGCCTTCCTGGGCCGCTACTCCCTGCAGGTCTACCTGGTCCACCCCATGGTGGTGCGGCTTCTGGAAAAGTACCCCGCCTTCCCTGAGCCCCTGGGCTTCAAACCCGCCTTCCTCATCTACCTCCTCCTTGCCCTGGCCCTCCCCCTCCTCCTCGCCCGCCTCCTGGCCCGGGCGGGGGTGTCCCCTGTGGTCTTTGGGCGATGA
- a CDS encoding amino acid carrier protein, which translates to MDILTLNEYLNRIVYGFPMKLVFLLVGAYLVIFQIRWFSAPLRMMRVSFSETFGALRERSYGFGGQITPFQATMVALSATVGTGHLLGMLAAVLLGGPGAVFWMWVGYFFGTGSKFAEATLAVHYRRRYADGSVSGGPMYYLSRGLPRLRFLGHLFAFFAAIAAFGIGNLSQAGAVGGALTPLGAPPALVGLGLALLVGVVLGGGIVRVARFAQVVVPLKLLLFLVAVLPLLVLYGGNIPEALALVFRAAFTPEAALGGAAGYSLFAALNAGLGRGIFANEAGLGSAAIAHAQAQVDHPVRQGFWGVTEMFVSFLVTSLTALTFIASGLWRQGGSAAEAAQALFQAHPLGSVILALTVAVFALGTMVSWGFYGEEAAAFLFGEGVRWPYRLTFAVLAFVGPLGGLEAFLAISDTLNGLMAVPNLLGLVLLGGVVGRLVYGFFRGEPWVPPR; encoded by the coding sequence ATGGATATCCTGACCCTGAACGAGTATCTGAACCGCATCGTCTATGGCTTTCCCATGAAGCTGGTCTTCCTCCTGGTGGGGGCCTATCTGGTTATTTTTCAGATCCGGTGGTTTAGCGCACCCCTCCGGATGATGCGGGTTTCCTTTAGCGAAACCTTTGGGGCCCTTCGGGAGCGTTCTTACGGCTTCGGCGGCCAGATTACCCCCTTCCAGGCCACCATGGTGGCCCTCTCCGCCACCGTGGGGACGGGGCACCTTTTGGGGATGCTGGCGGCGGTGTTGCTAGGGGGGCCAGGGGCGGTTTTCTGGATGTGGGTGGGCTACTTCTTTGGCACGGGGAGCAAGTTTGCCGAGGCTACCTTGGCGGTGCACTATCGCCGCCGCTATGCCGATGGCTCCGTGTCCGGTGGCCCCATGTACTACCTTTCCCGGGGGTTGCCCCGCCTCCGCTTCTTGGGGCACCTCTTCGCCTTTTTCGCCGCCATCGCCGCCTTTGGCATTGGCAACCTTTCCCAGGCGGGGGCGGTGGGGGGAGCCTTGACGCCCCTGGGAGCGCCCCCGGCCCTGGTGGGGCTTGGCCTCGCCCTTTTGGTGGGGGTGGTGCTGGGCGGGGGGATCGTCCGGGTGGCCCGTTTCGCCCAGGTGGTGGTGCCTCTCAAGCTCCTCCTCTTTCTGGTGGCGGTGCTGCCCCTCCTGGTCCTCTATGGGGGGAATATCCCCGAGGCCTTGGCCCTGGTCTTCCGGGCGGCCTTCACCCCGGAGGCCGCCTTGGGCGGGGCGGCGGGGTATAGCCTTTTTGCCGCCCTAAACGCCGGGCTTGGCCGGGGCATCTTCGCCAACGAGGCGGGGTTGGGCTCGGCGGCCATCGCCCACGCCCAGGCCCAGGTGGACCACCCCGTGCGCCAGGGCTTCTGGGGGGTTACGGAGATGTTCGTGAGCTTCCTGGTGACCTCCCTCACCGCCCTCACCTTCATCGCCTCCGGCCTTTGGCGCCAAGGGGGAAGCGCGGCGGAGGCAGCCCAGGCCCTCTTTCAGGCCCATCCCTTGGGGAGCGTGATCCTGGCCCTCACCGTGGCCGTCTTCGCCCTGGGGACCATGGTGTCCTGGGGGTTTTACGGGGAGGAGGCGGCGGCCTTCCTCTTCGGGGAAGGGGTGCGCTGGCCCTACCGCCTCACCTTTGCCGTTTTGGCCTTTGTGGGGCCCTTGGGGGGCCTCGAGGCCTTCTTGGCCATCTCCGACACCCTAAACGGCCTCATGGCCGTTCCCAACCTCCTGGGCCTTGTCCTCCTAGGCGGGGTGGTGGGCCGGCTGGTCTACGGCTTCTTCCGCGGGGAGCCTTGGGTGCCGCCCCGTTAG
- a CDS encoding M20 family metallopeptidase — translation MDTLAWMQAKLPEFLKDLEAFVRRESPSGDLEGLRSAAAFLEEAFGPMKGRLSRKDTPAGPVLLLRREGEGDPVLVLCHYDTVHPRGSFPEPFRLERDRAVGPGVYDMKGGIIALLYALRHAEATGRRLPPLEILFTPDEETGSKESRPLIEAAAKKAKAALVLEPPTATGDLKVARKGVGLYRLKALGKAAHQGVEPEKGVNAILELAHQILKVAALEDREKGTTLGPNVVRGGTVSNVVAEEAWVEVDLRAWTLEEVRRVEEGLKRLTPALPGARLEVTGGLNRPPMEPTEQSLALFARAKAIGEALGLRLEPGRVGGGSDGNFTAALGVPTLDGLGLFGGDAHQRTEYVVVSEIPRRAALLAELLYAL, via the coding sequence ATGGACACCCTAGCCTGGATGCAGGCCAAGCTCCCCGAGTTCCTGAAGGACCTCGAGGCCTTCGTGCGGCGGGAATCCCCCTCGGGGGACCTGGAGGGCCTGAGGTCTGCGGCCGCCTTTTTGGAAGAGGCCTTTGGGCCCATGAAAGGGCGGCTTTCCCGCAAGGACACCCCGGCGGGGCCGGTCCTCCTCCTGCGGCGGGAAGGGGAAGGGGACCCCGTCCTGGTGCTCTGCCACTACGACACCGTCCACCCCAGGGGAAGCTTCCCGGAGCCCTTCCGCCTGGAGCGGGACCGGGCCGTGGGCCCCGGGGTCTACGACATGAAGGGGGGGATCATCGCCCTCCTCTACGCCCTGCGCCACGCCGAGGCCACGGGAAGGAGGCTTCCCCCTTTGGAAATCCTCTTCACCCCCGACGAGGAAACGGGTTCCAAGGAAAGCCGCCCCCTCATTGAGGCGGCGGCTAAGAAGGCTAAGGCCGCCCTGGTCCTGGAACCCCCCACCGCCACGGGGGACCTGAAGGTGGCCCGCAAGGGGGTGGGGCTATACCGCCTCAAGGCCCTGGGCAAGGCCGCCCACCAGGGGGTGGAGCCGGAGAAGGGGGTGAACGCCATCTTGGAGCTCGCCCACCAGATCCTGAAGGTGGCCGCCCTGGAGGACCGGGAAAAGGGGACCACCTTGGGCCCCAACGTGGTGCGGGGAGGCACGGTGAGCAACGTGGTGGCGGAGGAGGCCTGGGTAGAGGTGGACCTGAGGGCCTGGACCCTCGAGGAGGTGCGTCGGGTAGAGGAAGGCCTGAAGCGCCTCACCCCCGCCCTCCCTGGGGCCCGGTTAGAGGTCACGGGCGGCCTCAACCGCCCCCCCATGGAACCCACGGAGCAAAGCCTCGCCCTCTTCGCCCGGGCTAAGGCCATCGGGGAGGCCCTGGGGCTTCGCCTGGAGCCGGGCCGGGTGGGCGGCGGGTCCGACGGCAACTTCACCGCCGCCTTAGGGGTGCCCACCCTGGACGGCCTGGGGCTTTTCGGCGGGGACGCCCACCAAAGGACGGAGTACGTGGTGGTTTCGGAAATCCCCCGGCGGGCCGCCCTTTTGGCCGAGCTCCTTTACGCCCTATGA
- a CDS encoding alpha/beta fold hydrolase, with translation MHLLLLHGFTSHPVLTLGPLPGVLREAGFAVAQPALPGHGTRPEDLLGVRWQDWLKEAEEAYLALPEPRGVVGLSMGALLAAHLAAAHPTAALVALAPAFALQNPLAPLAPYLAWLVPRFPGPNSIEDPLLKRQNPNYPYFPTRAVGELLGLMRQTPKILPRVQAPALVVEAGRDRVVKGVDRYYALLGSREKRHLIFPESGHDLLLDRNRQEVAEAVRDWLIETSNRLQ, from the coding sequence ATGCACCTCCTCCTCCTGCACGGCTTTACCTCCCACCCCGTCCTCACCCTAGGCCCCTTGCCCGGGGTGCTCCGAGAGGCAGGCTTCGCCGTGGCCCAGCCCGCCCTTCCCGGCCACGGCACCCGCCCCGAGGATCTGCTAGGGGTGCGGTGGCAGGATTGGCTCAAGGAGGCGGAGGAGGCCTACCTGGCCCTCCCGGAACCCCGGGGGGTGGTGGGGCTTTCCATGGGGGCCCTCCTCGCCGCCCACCTAGCCGCGGCCCACCCCACAGCGGCTTTGGTGGCCCTGGCCCCCGCCTTTGCCCTGCAAAACCCCTTGGCCCCCCTAGCCCCCTACCTGGCCTGGCTCGTCCCCCGCTTCCCCGGGCCCAACTCCATTGAGGACCCCCTTCTAAAGCGACAAAACCCCAACTATCCCTACTTTCCCACCCGGGCGGTGGGGGAGCTCCTTGGCCTCATGCGCCAAACCCCGAAGATCCTCCCCCGGGTTCAGGCCCCCGCCTTGGTGGTGGAGGCGGGGCGGGACCGGGTGGTCAAGGGGGTGGACCGCTATTACGCCCTTCTGGGAAGCCGGGAAAAGCGCCACCTGATCTTCCCGGAAAGCGGGCACGACCTCCTTCTGGACCGGAACCGGCAAGAGGTGGCGGAGGCGGTGCGGGATTGGCTTATTGAAACTAGTAATCGCTTGCAGTAA
- a CDS encoding DUF4388 domain-containing protein, with product MLEGNLAEFPFPSLVGALMSAGRTGRLLVRSPHLEGEVYVQGGQVVHARVQAGEKVLEGEEALDLLAGLKRAPFRFEPEVLPPHTTLLGGLAVPARLAEAQAAWQALSLPGDWGYVLRLPSKEGAVELTPEALRVLAQVEGKRIAEVLVAPGVLRLARILHTLLQMGALEAVPVVEVPPEPLLVLPIYGPGSGIAYVDEALYAQWARAIRHGFRLRVTPPGTVFEVRPRPNIPGRLGLLEEDLRRLRLRRGDRVEVVPEV from the coding sequence ATGCTGGAGGGCAACCTCGCGGAGTTCCCTTTTCCCTCCTTGGTGGGCGCCCTGATGAGCGCCGGGCGTACCGGGAGGCTTTTGGTAAGGTCACCCCACCTCGAGGGGGAGGTCTACGTGCAAGGTGGCCAGGTGGTCCACGCCCGGGTCCAGGCGGGGGAGAAGGTTTTGGAGGGGGAAGAGGCCCTGGACCTTTTGGCAGGGCTCAAGCGCGCCCCTTTCCGCTTTGAGCCGGAGGTCCTCCCTCCCCACACCACCCTCCTTGGGGGGCTAGCCGTGCCCGCACGGCTAGCGGAGGCCCAGGCGGCCTGGCAGGCCCTAAGCCTTCCTGGGGACTGGGGCTACGTCCTGCGTCTGCCCAGCAAGGAGGGCGCGGTGGAGCTTACCCCGGAGGCCTTAAGGGTCCTGGCCCAGGTGGAGGGGAAGCGCATCGCTGAGGTCCTGGTGGCCCCTGGGGTCTTGCGCCTCGCCCGCATCCTCCACACCCTTTTGCAGATGGGGGCTTTGGAAGCGGTGCCCGTAGTGGAGGTTCCCCCAGAGCCCCTTCTGGTCCTGCCCATCTACGGCCCAGGCTCCGGGATAGCCTACGTGGACGAGGCTCTCTACGCCCAGTGGGCCCGGGCCATCCGCCATGGGTTTCGCTTACGGGTCACCCCCCCGGGGACGGTCTTTGAGGTGCGCCCTAGGCCCAATATCCCCGGGCGGCTTGGGCTTTTGGAGGAGGACCTCAGGCGCTTACGCCTGAGGCGAGGGGATAGGGTAGAGGTGGTGCCGGAGGTTTAG
- a CDS encoding ZIP family metal transporter, which produces MEGFSVSPWSVFLYALLTAIATGLGALPFLFTQNVLKRHLGLANAAAAGLMVAASFGLIYEGVGYSLGRTLLGVALGLLFIQLSHRYLEGREVSFGELRGLDARKALMIVGIMTLHSFAEGVGVGVAFGGGEALGVFITLAIAVHNIPEGLAISLVLVPRGVSVLGAAFWSVFSSLPQPLMAVPAFLLVEAFRPILPVGLGFAAGAMIWMAVAELLPDALKEAEAEGVATVLTVAAALMVAFQILLGG; this is translated from the coding sequence ATGGAAGGCTTTTCCGTTTCCCCCTGGAGCGTCTTCCTCTACGCCCTCCTCACCGCCATCGCCACGGGCTTGGGCGCCTTGCCCTTCCTCTTCACCCAAAACGTCCTCAAGCGCCACCTGGGCTTGGCCAACGCCGCCGCCGCCGGGCTCATGGTGGCGGCGAGCTTCGGCCTTATCTACGAGGGGGTGGGCTATAGCCTGGGCCGCACCCTTCTGGGGGTGGCCCTGGGCCTCCTTTTCATCCAGCTTTCCCACCGCTACCTAGAGGGCCGGGAGGTGAGCTTCGGCGAGCTCAGGGGCTTGGACGCCCGCAAGGCCCTCATGATCGTGGGCATCATGACCCTTCACTCCTTCGCCGAGGGGGTGGGGGTAGGGGTGGCCTTCGGGGGCGGGGAGGCCCTTGGGGTCTTCATCACCTTGGCCATCGCCGTCCACAACATCCCCGAGGGGCTTGCCATAAGCCTGGTCCTGGTGCCGCGGGGGGTGAGCGTCTTAGGGGCCGCTTTCTGGAGCGTCTTTTCCAGCTTGCCCCAGCCCCTCATGGCCGTGCCCGCCTTTCTCCTGGTGGAGGCCTTCCGGCCCATCCTCCCCGTGGGCCTGGGCTTCGCCGCCGGGGCCATGATCTGGATGGCGGTGGCCGAGCTCCTGCCCGACGCCCTCAAGGAGGCGGAGGCCGAGGGGGTAGCCACGGTCCTCACGGTGGCCGCGGCCCTCATGGTGGCCTTCCAAATTCTCTTGGGAGGCTAG
- a CDS encoding YbaK/EbsC family protein — MSPSARKVQEALKAKGFGHLKVVELTASTRTAPEAAKAVGAEVGQIVKSLVFVGEKGAYLFLLSGKNRLDLRKAGALVGEPLRRATPEEVRALTGFAIGGVPPVGHARALPTFLDQDLLAYQALWAAAGTPQALFPVRPEELLALTGAKVADLKEA, encoded by the coding sequence ATGAGCCCTTCCGCCCGCAAGGTACAAGAAGCGCTTAAGGCCAAGGGCTTCGGCCACCTGAAGGTGGTGGAGCTCACGGCATCCACCCGCACCGCCCCGGAAGCGGCAAAGGCGGTGGGGGCCGAGGTGGGGCAGATCGTGAAGAGCTTGGTCTTCGTGGGGGAGAAGGGGGCCTACCTCTTCCTCCTAAGCGGTAAAAACCGCCTGGACCTAAGGAAGGCGGGCGCCCTGGTGGGCGAACCCCTGCGCCGGGCCACCCCTGAGGAGGTGCGGGCCCTCACCGGCTTCGCCATCGGCGGGGTGCCCCCTGTGGGCCACGCCCGGGCCTTGCCCACCTTCTTGGACCAAGACCTCCTCGCCTACCAGGCCCTCTGGGCGGCGGCGGGCACCCCCCAGGCCCTTTTTCCCGTGAGGCCCGAGGAGCTCCTGGCCCTCACCGGGGCGAAGGTGGCGGACCTCAAGGAGGCGTGA
- a CDS encoding YceI family protein, whose amino-acid sequence MRWLVLSLALFIPALAQSFEVVSGEARYRVREELLGVGITDAVGATKAVSGQVALQGGRASGEFVVDLRELRSDQARRDNYLRQNTLQTDRFPTATFRPKEVKGLPNPLPQSGKASIQVVGDLTLRDVTQEVVWEGEAEFRGQEVRVFLKTEFPFERFRLVQPRVPVVLGVENRIRLEVDLTLRRR is encoded by the coding sequence ATGCGCTGGCTCGTTCTGAGCTTGGCCCTTTTTATACCGGCTTTGGCCCAAAGCTTCGAGGTGGTGTCGGGGGAGGCCCGCTACCGGGTGCGGGAGGAGCTTTTAGGGGTGGGCATCACCGACGCCGTGGGCGCCACCAAGGCGGTAAGCGGGCAGGTAGCCCTCCAGGGGGGGCGAGCAAGCGGGGAGTTCGTGGTGGACCTTAGGGAACTGAGGAGCGACCAAGCCCGCCGGGACAACTACCTGCGGCAAAACACCCTGCAGACGGACCGCTTTCCCACCGCCACCTTCCGCCCCAAGGAGGTGAAGGGCCTTCCCAACCCCCTGCCCCAAAGCGGCAAGGCATCCATCCAGGTGGTGGGAGACCTCACCCTTCGGGACGTGACCCAGGAGGTGGTCTGGGAGGGGGAAGCGGAGTTCCGGGGCCAGGAGGTGAGGGTCTTTTTGAAGACGGAGTTCCCCTTTGAGCGGTTCCGCCTGGTCCAGCCCCGGGTGCCCGTGGTCCTGGGCGTGGAAAACCGCATCCGGCTCGAGGTGGACCTCACCCTGAGGCGGCGATGA
- a CDS encoding intradiol ring-cleavage dioxygenase: MKRRSLLALFLLPWARGQGACRPTPALTEGPYYLREVPQRQDLREGLPGVPLRLTLRVQDTACRPLQGARVDLWHTDALGRYSGVNAPGVFCRGWQATDEKGQVGFLTLFPGWYPSRTPHLHLRVEAKGRALATQLFFPEEVQSQVYARPPYAQRGMPQVGNRQDGLFRADLLLAPRLEGEGFAAEFTLTLPL, translated from the coding sequence ATGAAGCGGCGTAGCCTCCTCGCCCTTTTTCTCCTCCCCTGGGCCCGGGGGCAAGGGGCCTGCCGCCCCACCCCGGCCCTCACGGAAGGCCCCTACTACCTGCGGGAAGTGCCCCAACGGCAGGACCTGCGGGAGGGGCTTCCCGGGGTTCCCTTGCGCCTCACCCTACGGGTGCAGGACACGGCCTGCCGGCCCCTCCAGGGGGCGCGGGTGGACCTTTGGCACACGGACGCCTTAGGCCGCTACTCCGGGGTGAACGCCCCTGGGGTCTTCTGCCGGGGGTGGCAGGCCACGGACGAGAAGGGCCAGGTGGGCTTCCTCACCCTCTTCCCCGGGTGGTACCCGAGCCGCACCCCCCACCTGCACCTCCGGGTGGAGGCCAAGGGGAGGGCCTTGGCCACCCAGCTCTTCTTCCCCGAGGAGGTCCAGAGCCAGGTCTACGCCCGCCCCCCCTATGCGCAAAGGGGCATGCCCCAGGTGGGAAACCGCCAAGACGGCCTCTTCCGCGCCGACCTCCTCCTCGCCCCAAGGCTCGAGGGGGAGGGCTTCGCCGCCGAGTTCACCCTCACCCTTCCCCTCTAG